In a single window of the Centroberyx gerrardi isolate f3 chromosome 17, fCenGer3.hap1.cur.20231027, whole genome shotgun sequence genome:
- the vcpkmt gene encoding protein N-lysine methyltransferase METTL21D translates to MAAEAEQSSYFVREIEKNDGCILKMKQCYKGDVGCVVWDAAIVLAKYLETKQFWDAASGVNAWADRDVLELGAGTGVVGLMAATLGAQVTVTDLEDLQTLLKVNIQENQALISSGSITAKVLKWGEDVSDFLPPPHYVLMADCIYYEQSIVPLVESLKLLAGPETCIICCYEQRTEGVNPKVERQFFELLQQSFNCEEVPLDKQDPEFSSPDIHILHIRRKV, encoded by the exons ATGGCGGCTGAAGCAGAACAGAGTAGCTACTTTGTCAGAGAAATTGAGAAAAACGAtggttgtattttgaaaatgaagcAGTGCTACAAAGGAGACGTCGGCTGTGTGGTTTGGGACGCAGCCATCGTGCTAGCGAAATATTTAGAAACGAAACAGTTTTGGGACGCTGCCTCGGGAGTGAACGCCTGGGCTGACAGAGATGTTTTGGAGTTAGGAGCTGGTACAGGAGTTGTTGGTCTTATGGCAGCAACACTGGG AGCTCAAGTTACAGTAACAGACCTGGAGGATTTGCAGACTCTCCTGAAAGTGAATATCCAAGAAAACCAGGCTCTCATCAGTAGTGGATCCATAACTGCCAAGGTACTGAAATG GGGTGAAGATGTGTCCGACTTCCTGCCACCTCCACATTATGTCCTTATGGCGGACTGCATCTATTATGAACAG TCTATTGTGCCATTGGTGGAAAGCTTGAAACTGCTTGCTGGACCAGAGACCTGCATTATTTGCTGCTATGAGCAACGCACTGAAGGCGTCAACCCAAAAGTGGAAAGGCAATTTTTTGAG TTGCTGCAACAAAGCTTCAACTGTGAGGAGGTTCCTTTAGACAAGCAAGACCCAGAGTTCAGCAGTCCAGACATCCACATCCTTCACATCCGACGAAAagtctga
- the msh4 gene encoding mutS protein homolog 4, whose amino-acid sequence MFRSSTEEVTAGGDTSDSGQSWVVSPLDRGGPNETTSHGPGSTSTSSVSSSRSLDETSQINQSFRLGRTSSSVPPSTSGSSSFRSLGGTPRHRRTLGSARATGSHPVRTPLTEHTATGCSSASSTCDASVIVAVVEGRGLARGEIGMASVNLKCPELVLSQFADTGTYAKVITKLHILVPLEILMPDTASEKGKGTKLFNLITENFQGVAFTAVQRKYFNERKGLEYIQQLCAPEFGTVLMEVQAKYYCLAAAAALLKYLEFIQNSIYAPKSLKVSFKGSEQTAMIDSASATNLELVVNNRDHRSEDTLLGVLNYTKTPGGGRRLRSNILEPLLDVDTISIRLDTIQELLQDEELFFGLRNAIGHFLDIDQLLSVLVQIPKQETVQVAEAKITHVIQLKHTLDLVPPLRMVLKNCNTALLKAYNTSLEDNRFDLILEQIKTVINDDTTYLKGSLNMRTQKCYAMRPDINEFLDIARRAYTEIVDDIAGLVDQMGEKYGLLMRTSFSTARGFFIQMKLEGAALPDGKLPSEFIKVTKHKNNYSFTTADLMKMNDRCDEALREIFHMSYVVICQLLSTVHEHIHCLYKLSDAVSMLDMLLSLANACTVSDYVRPEFTDTLAIKQGRHPILERIAGQQPVSNNSYISEGSNFVIITGPNMSGKSTYLKQVALCQIMAQIGSFVPAEYASFRVADQIFTRIGVDDDFETNSSTFMVEMKEVSYIIHNVSDRSLIIIDELGRGTSAEEGIGICHSVCEFLLSLRAFTLFATHFLELCQLETLYPNVENQHMEVQHTRSGDTGAESVLYTYLLSRGCSEERHYGLRAAELTALPPSIIQEAKTIASNVSQQLLAKHHSDLETQRQRAVYHLATRLLQTARNSRLDPDSLRIYLKGLRKHYEAELQAAGQPESMETEEG is encoded by the exons ATGTTTCGTAGCAGCACAGAGGAGGTAACGGCAGGCGGCGACACCTCTGACTCTGGACAAAGCTGGGTTGTGTCGCCTTTGGACAGAGGCGGACCAAACGAAACTACTTCCCACGGTCCCGGATCAACATCAACATCCTCAGTTTCATCCTCTCGTAGTTTAGATGAGACCA GTCAGATCAACCAAAGCTTCAGGTTGGGCAGGACAAGTTCATCAGTCCCTCCATCTACGTCTGGCAGCTCCTCCTTCCGCAGCCTTGGAGGAACACCGAGACACAGGAGGACCCTGGGTTCTGCCAGGGCCACAGGCTCACACCCTGTTCGGACACCGCTGACGGAACACACGG CGACAGGTTGCTCCTCTGCCAGCTCAACCTGTGATGCCTCTGTGATTGTGGCAGTGGTAGAAGGCCGCGGCTTGGCCAGGGGAGAGATTGGCATGGCCAGTGTCAACTTGAAATGTCCAGAGCTTGTTCTCTCTCAGTTTGCAGACACGGGGACGTATGCCAAG GTCATCACCAAGCTTCACATCTTGGTGCCACTGGAAATACTGATGCCAGACACGGCCAGCGAGAAGGGGAAAGGGACAAAGCTGTTCAACCTCATCACAGAGAACTTCCAG GGAGTAGCTTTCACTGCAGTCCAACGGAAGTACTTTAATGAGAGGAAAGGCCTGGAGTACATTCAGCAGCTGTGTGCTCCAGAATTTGGCACTGTCCTCATGGAAGTGCAAGCTAA GTATTATTGCCTagcagctgcagctgctctccTGAAATACTTAGAGTTCATCCAGAACTCTATCTATGCCCCCAAGTCTCTCAAAGTGAGCTTTAAAGGGAGTGAACAGACTGCCATGATCGACTCAGCATCTGCCACTAACTTGGAGTTGGTGGTCAATAACAGGGACCACAG gagTGAGGATACTCTCTTAGGGGTACTTAACTACACAAAAACACCCGGTGGGGGCCGCAGGTTGCGCTCCAACATCCTGGAGCCCCTGCTTGATGTGGATACCATCAGCATACGCCTGGACACCATACAGGAGCTGCTACAGGATGAGGAGCTTTTCTTTGGCCTGCGGAATG CCATAGGTCATTTCCTTGATATAGACCAACTGCTCTCTGTTCTTGTCCAAATCCCAAAGCAGGAAACA GTTCAAGTTGCTGAAGCAAAGATCACGCATGTCATTCAGCTGAAGCACACGCTGGATCTGGTGCCACCGTTAAGG ATGGTGTTGAAGAACTGCAACACTGCTCTGCTCAAGGCGTACAACACCTCACTGGAAGACAACAG GTTTGACCTCATCTTGGAGCAGATCAAGACGGTGATTAACGATGACACCACCTACCTGAAGGGGAGCCTCAACATGCGCACCCAGAAGTGTTACGCCATGCGGCCCGACATCAACGAGTTCCTCGACATCGCCCGGAGAGCTTACACTGAGATAGTGGATGACATTGCAG GGCTGGTTGACCAGATGGGGGAGAAGTATGGCTTGCTAATGCGCACCAGCTTCAGCACAGCTCGAGGTTTCTTTATTCAGATGAAGCTTGAAGGAGCAGCCTTACCTGATGGGAAACTCCCCTCAGAGTTCATCAAG GTAACCAAGCACAAGAACAACTACAGCTTCACCACTGCAGACCTGATGAAGATGAATGACCGCTGCGATGAGGCCCTGAGGGAGATCTTCCACATGTCCTATGT GGTGATATGTCAACTGCTCAGCACTGTTCATGAGCACATCCACTGCCTCTACAAGCTCTCTGATGCTGTATCAATGCTGGATATGCTGCTGTCACTTGCCAATGCCTGCACCGTCTCAGACTATG TGCGTCCAGAGTTCACAGACACGCTGGCCATCAAGCAGGGCCGTCACCCCATTCTGGAGCGCATCGCCGGACAGCAGCCTGTGTCCAACAACAGCTATATCTCAGAGGGCAGCAACTTTGTCATCATCACCGGACCCAACATGAGCGGCAAATCCACCTACCTCAAACAGGTGGCGCTGTGCCAGATCATGGCTCAGATAG GCTCTTTTGTCCCAGCTGAGTATGCCTCGTTTCGTGTGGCTGATCAGATTTTCACCAGAATCGGCGTGGATGATGATTTTGAAACCAACTCTTCCACTTTTATGGTAGAAATGAAGGAG GTCTCGTATATAATCCACAATGTAAGCGACAGGTCCCTCATCATCATAGACGAGTTGGGGCGCGGCACGAGTGCCGAGGAGGGCATCGGCATCTGTCACTCGGTTTGCGAGTTCCTCCTTAGCCTCAGG GCGTTCACTCTGTTTGCCACACACTTCCTTGAGCTCTGCCAGCTAGAGACTCTTTATCCCAATGTGGAGAACCAGCACATGGAGGTTCAGCACACCCGCAGCGGTGACACCGGCGCTGAGAGTGTGCTCTATACCTACCTGCTGAGTCGAGGATGCTCTGAAGAAAGACACTATG GTTTGAGAGCGGCAGAACTTACCGCACTGCCTCCAAGCATAATCCAAGAGGCAAAGACCATTGCCTCCAATGTCAGCCAGCAGCTTTTG GCCAAACATCACAGCGATCTGGAAACGCAAAGGCAGAGAGCTGTGTACCACCTGGCCACCCGCCTCCTGCAGACTGCCAGGAACTCCAGACTGGACCCTGACAGCCTGCGTATCTATCTAAAGGGCCTGAGGAAGCACTACGAGGCAGAACTGCAGGCCGCAGGACAGCCAGAGTccatggagacagaggagggatga